A genomic stretch from Oreochromis aureus strain Israel breed Guangdong unplaced genomic scaffold, ZZ_aureus HiC_scaffold_373, whole genome shotgun sequence includes:
- the LOC116326144 gene encoding polymeric immunoglobulin receptor-like isoform X1 gives MKVHHTLICFFFLSLQDGNPEVTNAQILSYGVIGGNVTVPLVFQSSGTWKMFCREDCEGENILIKTTDVRAQTGRYSIEYKRESTVYVLSVSISKLTESDSGQYSCGLGGSSSSASYERFGVFVAEALLDGNDDPAQMKHFNKETGSSLTVGCSFKQPGNRKMFCRGECGGENILVETRKVKAQRDRYNIRYGSGVLYVSITQLTKSDSGRYTCYLSGSSREFEVTVTDSVVSTTAQSFTSISRSFTPSPASTGTTEQSGQSQSERTSTGGVSGTQTSSQTAADVLLSVGLTLAVTIIIISVAVLISCKKRSSKVKDPFVEILHTAITDDEDNSRTVMNVSDKAFGFLNSAPYSHTNEVIYSVPRVHVSSDSREVIIIRSHRVGVRTTY, from the exons CTCTGCAGGATGGAAACCCTGAAGTCACCAATGCTCAGATTCTTTCCTACGGAGTCATTGGAGGAAATGTTACAGTTCCTCTTGTTTTTCAATCATCAGGAACATGGAAGATGTTCTGCAGAGAAGATTGTGAAGGAGaaaacattctcattaaaaCAACTGATGTCAGAGCTCAAACAGGCAGATACAGCATTGAATATAAAAGAGaatcaacagtttatgttttATCTGTGAGCATCTCAAAGCTGACTGAGTCTGACTCTGGACAGTACAGCTGTGGTTTGGGTGGATCTTCATCATCAGCTTCATACGAACGGTTTGGAGTCTTTGTTGCTGAAG CACTGCTGGATGGAAACGATGATCCTGCTCAGATGAAACACTTCAATAAAGAAACTGGAAGCTCTCTCACAGTCGGATGTTCCTTTAAACAACCTGGAAACAGAAAGATGTTCTGCAGAGGAGAATGTGGAGGAGAGAACATTCTTGTTGAAACCCGTAAAGTCAAAGCTCAGAGAGACAGATACAACATTAGATATGGTTCAGGAGTTCTGTATgtgagcatcacacagctgaccAAGTCTGACTCAGGACGGTACACATGTTACCTGAGTGGTTCATCCAGAGAGTTTGAGGTCACTGTCACAGACT CGGTCGTCTCAACAACAGCACAAAGTTTCACCTCCATTTCCAGAAGCTTCACACCTTCACCAGCTTCCACTGGAACCACAGAGCAGTCTGGACAGAGTCAGTCTGAGAGAACATCTACAG GTGGTGTCAGCGGGACACAAACGTCTTCTCAAACTGCTGCAGATGTTCTCCTGTCTGTGGGCCTGACTCTGGctgtcaccatcatcatcatttcagTGGCTGTGCTGATTTCCTGCAAGAAAAGATCTTCTAAAGTAAAGG ACCCTTTTGTTGAAATATTACATACTGCGATCACAGAT gatGAAGACAACTCCAGGACTGTGATGAATGTTTCCGACAAGGCCTTCGGCTTTCTAAACAGCGCCCCCTATAGTCACACCAATGAAGTCATCTACTCTGTACCTCGGGTACATGTGAGCTCCGATAGCAGAGAAGTCATAATAATCAGATCTCACCGTGTTGGTGTTCGTACAACATATTAA
- the LOC116326144 gene encoding polymeric immunoglobulin receptor-like isoform X3 yields the protein MFCREDCEGENILIKTTDVRAQTGRYSIEYKRESTVYVLSVSISKLTESDSGQYSCGLGGSSSSASYERFGVFVAEALLDGNDDPAQMKHFNKETGSSLTVGCSFKQPGNRKMFCRGECGGENILVETRKVKAQRDRYNIRYGSGVLYVSITQLTKSDSGRYTCYLSGSSREFEVTVTDSVVSTTAQSFTSISRSFTPSPASTGTTEQSGQSQSERTSTGGVSGTQTSSQTAADVLLSVGLTLAVTIIIISVAVLISCKKRSSKVKDPFVEILHTAITDDEDNSRTVMNVSDKAFGFLNSAPYSHTNEVIYSVPRVHVSSDSREVIIIRSHRVGVRTTY from the exons ATGTTCTGCAGAGAAGATTGTGAAGGAGaaaacattctcattaaaaCAACTGATGTCAGAGCTCAAACAGGCAGATACAGCATTGAATATAAAAGAGaatcaacagtttatgttttATCTGTGAGCATCTCAAAGCTGACTGAGTCTGACTCTGGACAGTACAGCTGTGGTTTGGGTGGATCTTCATCATCAGCTTCATACGAACGGTTTGGAGTCTTTGTTGCTGAAG CACTGCTGGATGGAAACGATGATCCTGCTCAGATGAAACACTTCAATAAAGAAACTGGAAGCTCTCTCACAGTCGGATGTTCCTTTAAACAACCTGGAAACAGAAAGATGTTCTGCAGAGGAGAATGTGGAGGAGAGAACATTCTTGTTGAAACCCGTAAAGTCAAAGCTCAGAGAGACAGATACAACATTAGATATGGTTCAGGAGTTCTGTATgtgagcatcacacagctgaccAAGTCTGACTCAGGACGGTACACATGTTACCTGAGTGGTTCATCCAGAGAGTTTGAGGTCACTGTCACAGACT CGGTCGTCTCAACAACAGCACAAAGTTTCACCTCCATTTCCAGAAGCTTCACACCTTCACCAGCTTCCACTGGAACCACAGAGCAGTCTGGACAGAGTCAGTCTGAGAGAACATCTACAG GTGGTGTCAGCGGGACACAAACGTCTTCTCAAACTGCTGCAGATGTTCTCCTGTCTGTGGGCCTGACTCTGGctgtcaccatcatcatcatttcagTGGCTGTGCTGATTTCCTGCAAGAAAAGATCTTCTAAAGTAAAGG ACCCTTTTGTTGAAATATTACATACTGCGATCACAGAT gatGAAGACAACTCCAGGACTGTGATGAATGTTTCCGACAAGGCCTTCGGCTTTCTAAACAGCGCCCCCTATAGTCACACCAATGAAGTCATCTACTCTGTACCTCGGGTACATGTGAGCTCCGATAGCAGAGAAGTCATAATAATCAGATCTCACCGTGTTGGTGTTCGTACAACATATTAA
- the LOC116326144 gene encoding polymeric immunoglobulin receptor-like isoform X2: protein MKVHHTLICFFFLSLQDGNPEVTNAQILSYGVIGGNVTVPLVFQSSGTWKMFCREDCEGENILIKTTDVRAQTGRYSIEYKRESTVYVLSVSISKLTESDSGQYSCGLGGSSSSASYERFGVFVAEALLDGNDDPAQMKHFNKETGSSLTVGCSFKQPGNRKMFCRGECGGENILVETRKVKAQRDRYNIRYGSGVLYVSITQLTKSDSGRYTCYLSGSSREFEVTVTDSVVSTTAQSFTSISRSFTPSPASTGTTEQSGQSQSERTSTGGVSGTQTSSQTAADVLLSVGLTLAVTIIIISVAVLISCKKRSSKVKDPFVEILHTAITDDEDNSRTVMNVSDKAFGFLNSAPYSHTNEVIYSVPREAHYENWTPTCAM from the exons CTCTGCAGGATGGAAACCCTGAAGTCACCAATGCTCAGATTCTTTCCTACGGAGTCATTGGAGGAAATGTTACAGTTCCTCTTGTTTTTCAATCATCAGGAACATGGAAGATGTTCTGCAGAGAAGATTGTGAAGGAGaaaacattctcattaaaaCAACTGATGTCAGAGCTCAAACAGGCAGATACAGCATTGAATATAAAAGAGaatcaacagtttatgttttATCTGTGAGCATCTCAAAGCTGACTGAGTCTGACTCTGGACAGTACAGCTGTGGTTTGGGTGGATCTTCATCATCAGCTTCATACGAACGGTTTGGAGTCTTTGTTGCTGAAG CACTGCTGGATGGAAACGATGATCCTGCTCAGATGAAACACTTCAATAAAGAAACTGGAAGCTCTCTCACAGTCGGATGTTCCTTTAAACAACCTGGAAACAGAAAGATGTTCTGCAGAGGAGAATGTGGAGGAGAGAACATTCTTGTTGAAACCCGTAAAGTCAAAGCTCAGAGAGACAGATACAACATTAGATATGGTTCAGGAGTTCTGTATgtgagcatcacacagctgaccAAGTCTGACTCAGGACGGTACACATGTTACCTGAGTGGTTCATCCAGAGAGTTTGAGGTCACTGTCACAGACT CGGTCGTCTCAACAACAGCACAAAGTTTCACCTCCATTTCCAGAAGCTTCACACCTTCACCAGCTTCCACTGGAACCACAGAGCAGTCTGGACAGAGTCAGTCTGAGAGAACATCTACAG GTGGTGTCAGCGGGACACAAACGTCTTCTCAAACTGCTGCAGATGTTCTCCTGTCTGTGGGCCTGACTCTGGctgtcaccatcatcatcatttcagTGGCTGTGCTGATTTCCTGCAAGAAAAGATCTTCTAAAGTAAAGG ACCCTTTTGTTGAAATATTACATACTGCGATCACAGAT gatGAAGACAACTCCAGGACTGTGATGAATGTTTCCGACAAGGCCTTCGGCTTTCTAAACAGCGCCCCCTATAGTCACACCAATGAAGTCATCTACTCTGTACCTCGG gAAGCCCACTATGAGAACTGGACTCCAACTTGTGCAATGTAA